DNA sequence from the Candidatus Hydrogenedentota bacterium genome:
ATTCGTGATCCCCGCCGCCTCGTTCGCGGGCGGCAACTCTACGTGCGCAAGATTCAGCGACGGCTTGTACGCCGCGTCGGCGGGCGCCACGTCGTACCACTTCACCCCTTGATCGATCCACGCCCGCAGCAACGCGACCTGTTCGTCGCTTAGCCGCTCGCCTTTCGGCGGCATCACCGCGTCGGGATCGAGACCGGCCACCAGTTTTATTAGCACGCTCTCGGGGCTGTTACCTTCAACAACAACCGGCCCGTTCTCGCTCCCCTTGAGCAACGCCTCGCGCGAATCCATCGAGAAGCCGCCCTTGGCCTTCCCCTGCATGTGGCAGTCTGCGCACCGCTCGGCGAGGATTGTGTGGATGTCCTGCCCGAAATCGATGACCTTTTTTGCCGGTTCCGGCAGCGGCGCCGGCGGCTGCGCGAACGCAATAGCTGCTACAAAACACGACAGCGCGCAGGCGCTGCGCCACGTTGAAGTATTCTCCGCCATTTTCCGTCGTTTACTCCGCCGTTTTTCCTTGCCGCACATAATAACAGAGCGGCCCCGTTTTACAACGTGGACCGCCGCAACACAGACTATAGAATCGACTAATTCTGGATCTTCTTAAGCACGTAGAATTTCGGGGCCATACCTCCGTTGACTACATCGCCGTTCAGCCACGGCAAGAACAAGTAAGTGCCACCGTCCTGCGTTCGCACCGCGTACTGGCACTTAACTCTTGCCGCAATTTCCGTGATCCAGCCCGGCTCCCACGCGAAGGACGAGCGCTCGCCATTCATCGACATCGTTCCGTGATCGAAGAAGCTTAGCTCACGCACGAAAAAGTCCAACGTCGACTGGCGTTCACCGGGTCGAAAGTCGTCGATATTCGAGACGAAATCCACCGTGCTCCAGTGCCCTAGCAGAGACGTTGTGTCCACGTCGAATCCCAACGATATGACGCGGAACTCGGTGGCGCCGTTCGCCGTAGCCGATTGTTGCCGCGTGACCGCTACCGGCTGCGGAACCACGGCCTTATTCTGGATCGTTGCGCGAGTGCCCAATTTATAATCGTTCTGGGTTACGAGACCTGCACCCACATAGACCCCTTCAAGCAGGAGCAGGGCGCCCAGTGCCGCGAACCCTGCGTACATCCACGCCATCCTCCTGTGCCGGGTTGGCGGCGCCGGGGGAGGTATTTCCGGCACTGGCGCGTCCTCCGCCAAGCGTGCCGCGAGCCTGTCCGCATGACGGTCGAAACCACTTAGGCGCAGTCCATCGAGCACGTGTCGCGCCCGGCTCATGCGGCCTAATGCCGCATAACACAAACCCTTGTTTAGTTCCACTTCGGGCGTGACTTCCCCGCAGGATTCCAATTCGCGGAGCGCCTGTTCGTAATGGCCTGCGTGGATGAGTGATTGGGCAAAATTCAACGTGGCCATGGCCCTGGTCCCCCTTGGAATATGGCCCCTCGCTTGGCGAGCCTTCTCCCCCGGCCGCCAGCGGGTCTCGACCTCTAGTATAAACCAAGGCGTGTTCGATGCATAGACCGATTTGTCCGCCGGGCTGGCAGACCACTGGCGAAGAGGCCTTTTCAGGTATTCTCACTCGATATTCGCGCGGACCGAAAATATGAATTATTCATGGTGGTTTATGTTAAATATATGATTTCATTAGGTTTAGGAATTGTTCTATATTGACAAAATAAAAGTTGATTTATCTGAATTGTTCTGGTATAAGTTGCGAGTTTAGTCTTTGGTTCAAACCGTGAATAAATTCACGATTACAGTAGAAAGGAGGTGTTAACACCATGAATTGCTGTGCGTTGTGCAACGAGCCCATTGACGAGATCGACTTTGAGGTGAGCAGCGTCGAAGTTATCAACGGGGAGTACTGGCATGCAGACTGCTTCGCCGAATACTTCAGCGAGGTTCTCGAGAAGGTCTAATCCACATCGGAAGCTCGGGTAAGACGCCGAACGCGCCCCATGCGCAAGTAGGCGTTTTCTCTTTTATCTCGGCCACTTCACCCGGCCTGGCCGCCGTGATATAGTAAGCCCCTTCCTAGAGCCGGGGACACAAGGCACAGGGAGTTCGATGGATTTGGCTACCGCACCCAAACGCGACAATACCGCGACCAGTCCGCTCCAGTTTGAGAAACGACTCGTCGAGTTGGAAGGCCTGTTGGCGAAGGCGAAGACCGAGGACGAGCGAACGACGCTCGCTGCCG
Encoded proteins:
- a CDS encoding tetratricopeptide repeat protein, with amino-acid sequence MATLNFAQSLIHAGHYEQALRELESCGEVTPEVELNKGLCYAALGRMSRARHVLDGLRLSGFDRHADRLAARLAEDAPVPEIPPPAPPTRHRRMAWMYAGFAALGALLLLEGVYVGAGLVTQNDYKLGTRATIQNKAVVPQPVAVTRQQSATANGATEFRVISLGFDVDTTSLLGHWSTVDFVSNIDDFRPGERQSTLDFFVRELSFFDHGTMSMNGERSSFAWEPGWITEIAARVKCQYAVRTQDGGTYLFLPWLNGDVVNGGMAPKFYVLKKIQN